The following nucleotide sequence is from Streptomyces leeuwenhoekii.
CGACCTCCTCGGCAAGCTCGGGGTGGGCGCGGCCGGAGAAGAACATCATCTTCTTCTCGCCGGTCGTCTTGATCCCGGTCACAGCACTTTCTCCTCAGAGGTGTCGCAGCTGGGTCACGCACCAAGCCGCCCCGCACACGCGGGAGGCCATCTCAGCTGGTGGGGTGCGGGTGTGCACTTATCACGGTACGCCGTGTTCGACGCACCGGTTTCCGGTCAGCCTTCGCCGTCCGGCTCCCGGGACGCCGCCTCGGCCGCCTTCGCGGCCGCGCTCCCAGGACGCTTACGGGCCACCCAACCCTCGATATTGCGCTGCTGACCGCGGGCCACGGCCAGCGAACCGGGCGGCACGTCCTTCGTGATCACCGAGCCGGCCGCGGTGTACGCGCCGTCCCCGATCGTGACAGGAGCCACAAACATGTTGTCCGAACCCGTACGGCAGTGAGAACCGACCGTCGTGTGATGTTTGTCCTGCCCGTCATAGTTCACGAACACACTCGCGGCACCGATGTTCGTGTACTCACCGATCGTCGCGTCACCGACGTACGACAGATGCGGCACCTTCGTGCCCTCACCGATCGACGCGTTCTTCGTCTCGACGTACGTACCGATCTTGCCCTTGGAACCGAGCCGCGTACCGGGCCGCAGATACGCGTACGGACCCACCGTCGCCTCCGGGCCGATCTCGGCCGCCAGCGCCACCGTGTTGTCCACCCGCGCGCCCGCGCCGACCCGCGTGTCCGTCAGCCGCGCGTTCGGCCCGACCTCGCAGCCCTCCGCCAGATGCGTGGCACCGTGCAACTGCGTACCCGGGTGCACCAGCACGTCCCGCTCGAACGTCACCGTCACGTCGACCCAGGTCGTCGCCGGATCCACCACCGTCACACCCGACAGCATCGCGCGCGTCAGCAACCGGTCGTTCAGGATCCGACGGGCCTCGGCGAGCTGCACCCGGTTGTTGATCCCCGCGATCTCACGGTGATCACCGGCCACACAGGCACCCACCCGGTGACCGGCCTCCCGCAGAATCCCCAGGACGTCGGTCAGGTACTCCTCGCCCTGGCTGTTGTCCGTGCGGACCTTCCCCAGCGCCTGAGCCAGCAACCGCCCGTCGAACGCGAACACACCCGAGTTGATCTCCCGGATCGCCCGCTGCGCGTCCGTCGCGTCCTTGTGCTCCACGATCGCCGTCACCGCGCCCGTGGCCTCGTCCCGCACGATCCGGCCGTAACCGGTCGCGTCCGGCACCTCGGCCGTCAGCACCGTCACCGCGTTGCCGTCCCCGGCATGCGTCGACGCCAGGGACCCCAGCGTCTCGGCCGTCAGCAGCGGAGTGTCGCCGCAGACCACGACCACGGTCCCGTCGACCGCGCCGCCCAGCTCCTCCAGCGCCATCCGCACGGCGTGCCCGGTGCCGTTCTGCTGCGCCTGCACGGCGGTGCGGACGTCGGGGGCGACCTCGGCCAGGTGCGCGGTGACCTTCTCGCGGGCGTGGCCCACGACGACGACGAGATTCTCCGGCTCCAGCTCGCCGGCGGCGGCGAGCACATGGCCCACCAGGGAACGGCCGCAGATGTCGTGCAGGACCTTCGGCGTGGCCGACTTCATACGGGTGCCCTCACCCGCTGCGAGAACGACGACGGCTGCCGGGCGGTTGGCGCTCACGGGATGCCCTTCGGCTTATGGGTGGGGTTGGACATCCGCAGGATACCGGGGGGTTTGTGGGAGGCATGGGTGCGGGCCCCGACAGGAGTTGTCGGGGCCCGCGAGGCCGGCTCCCGGGGCAGGAGTCGAACCTGCGTCTTACCTGGATTCAAAGTCCAGTCGCCCCTACCGACAGAGCAACCCGGGATTGCCGGGGCAAGCCTACGGTGTTCGCTGCTTGGCTGCCACCACCATCCCGGTCCACCACCCCTCGATACGGCGGTACAGATCCGCGCTCCGCAGAACGCTGATCACCAGACAACCCCGGTAATTCTCGCCGACGTTCTTGCGGGTGGTCTTGGGGTTGTGCTTCTTCAGAGTGGTTCTCTGGAACGAGGAGACGTCCACGCCGGCCAGGTCGGCCCAGAATTTCTCGGCACCCTCGGCGTCAGCGGTCATGTGGATCATGACCCGGTACCGGAGGCGTCCACGCTCCACCCCCAGGAGGTCGAGCCAAGCCAGGAAAATCCGGATCACACCCGGGTCACTATTGACAAACTGTACGTTCTCGCGCCGGGCGTACGGCTTGTCTTTTGCGCCCTCGGCCCAGTAGAGGGCGACGCCGGACATGAACAGATCCCGTTCGCTCATCGGGCCGATCTCGGCGATGGCGGTCGCCTTGGTCAGCTGCCGTTGTTCGTCCCGCTTTGCCAGTTCGTGCTCCCAACGCTTCCGAGCCGCCAGCTTTGCCTGTTCTGTCGGATCGCGTCGCTCCGGCTTCGGCAGGTCCCGTACCCACAGTGAGATCGAACTCTTGCTGCACCCCAGCTCCACCTGGATCTGGTCATACGTCCAGCCCTGAAGCCGAAGTTCCCGGGCCCTCTCCCGCAGGTCGTCCTTCGCGTTCGGGCGTTCGGTCCATTCCGGGAGCGGTTCGCCCTCCAGGAGGCGGTTGAGGATGTCGTTGTTGTCGACGTGTAGCCGGTCGCGGATCTGGCGTCGGCTGAGTCCCTCCCGGCGAAGGGTCACCGCCTGTTCCCGCAATCCCTCGAAGTCGGCGTACTTGCTGCTCGTGCGTGCCATGGGCCATACCGTCCGGGCGGAATGGAGGGGTCCGGGGTCGAACGGTGTGCGGTTCAACAGTTCGGGGGAATCCGGTTCGTTTCGCTTACGGAGGTGTCACGGACTGTGGTGGTCCGGTGGGGGAAAGTCGCCGGAAAAGCCGCACCCGGCGCCCGTAGGCTGGAGGCATGACCACGACGGGGGAAGACCACGTGCCGGCCCGGGGAGGGCCGTGGTGGTGGGCGAGGCGGCGCGGGGCCGCGCTCGATGCGGCGCTGGCCGCGGTGTCCGCGCTGGAGTGTGCGGTGGAGGGGGTTCCGTTCGCCCGGGACGCGGGGATCCCGGTGGCGGCGGGGGTGGTGTTCGGCCTGCTGGCCGGCTCGGTGCTGCTGGTGCGGCGGCAGTGGCCGATCGCCGTGGTGCTGGTGGCGATCGCGATCACGCCGGCCCAGATGGGCTCCCTGATGGCGATCGTCGGTCTGTACACGCTGGCGGCCTCGGAGCTGCCGCGCCGGATCATCGGCGCGCTGGCCGGGATGTCGCTGCTCGGCACGCTGATCGTGATGTTCGTGCGGCTGAAGCAGGACATGGCGCGGGGGGACCTGGACCTCGGGGACTGGTTCGTGCCGTTCGCGTCGATCACCGCCTCGCTGGGGCTCACCGCGCCTCCGGTGCTGCTCGGCATGTACGTGGGGGCGCGGCGGCGGCTGATGGAGAGCCTGCGCGAGCGGGCGGACAGTCTGGAGCGGGAGCTCCAGTTGCTGGCGGAGCGGGCCGAGGAGCGGGCCGAGTGGGCCAGGAACGAGGAGCGGACGCGGATCGCGCGGGAGATGCACGACGTGGTCGCGCACCGGGTGAGTCTGATGGTGGTGCACGCGGCGGCGTTGCAGGCGGTGGCGCGGAAGGACCCGGAGAAGGCGGTGCGGAACGCGGCGCTGGTGGGGGACATGGGGCGGCAGGCGCTGACCGAGTTGCGGGAGATGCTCGGGGTGCTGCGCAGTGGTGGTGTCGAGCGCCGGGAGCGGGCGGTGTCGGCGGCGCCGTTGGCGGCGGTGGGGGCGGCGGCCGCGGCGGCGGCGTCGCGGGCGGCCGCGGAGGAGGGCGGTCCGTGTCTGGCGGAGCTGGAGGAGCTGGTCGGGCAGTCGGCGGCGGCGGGGATGGCGGTGGAGCTGTCGGTGGAGGGTGAGCCGCGGTCGTGTGCGGCGGAGGTGGAGCAGACGGCGTTCCGGGTGGTGCAGGAGGCGCTGACCAACGTCCACAAGCATGCGGCGGGGGCGAAGACGCAGGTGCGGCTCGCCTACCGGGCGTCGGAGATCGCGATGCAGGTGGAGAACGGGCCGCCGCCGGAGGGTTCGTCGGGGTCGTCGGCGCGGTTGCCGTCGGGTGGGAACGGCCTGGTGGGGATGAAGGAGCGGGTGCTCGCGCTGGGCGGGGTGTTCGTGTCGGGGCCGACGGAGGCGGGGGGTTTCCGGGTGTCGGCGGTGATCCCGGAGTCGTAGGGGCGGGGCGGGTCCCCGGTGGGGGCCGGGTCAGCCGGCGGTGAGGCGTACGGGCTGGATGCCGGTGACGAGGGCGACCAGGGCGTGGTCGAGGTCGGGGCCGAGGTACCAGTCGCCGGTGTGGTCGAGGGCGTAGACGCGGCCTTCGGCGTCGATGGCGAGCAGGGCCTGGGTGTCGGTCTCGCTGCCGAGGGGGCAGACCTCGGTGCCGAGGGCGCGGCCGAGGTCGCCGAGGGTGCGGGCCAGGTGGAGGCCGTGGAGGGGGTCGATGTGGAGGGTGGCGGGGGCGATCTGGCGGCCGGGGCCGGTGGGGGTGACGGTGAGGCCGCCGAATTCGGCCCAGGCCTCCACGGCGGCGGGGAAGACGGTGTGGCGGTGGCCGGCGGGTGAGGTGTGGCCGCGCAGGGTGTCGGCCCAGATCTCGGCCTGTTTGATGTCCCAGCGTCCGGGTTGCCAGCCGGCGGTGCGCAGGGCGGCGTCCACGGGGGCGGGGAAGCGCGTGGTCGGGGTGCGGTCGGTGTGCATCTGCCCTTGGTTCGTCGTGCGGGGGTGGGGGTGGTTCCCGGGGGTGGGCGGGGTGGTCAGCGGCCGGCCGCGGGGTCGACGATGCGGATGCCGAAGTGGGCGCTGAGGGCGGTGCAGGCGCGGCAGGGGTCGGCGAAGCTGCCGTGGAGCGGGTCGCCTTCCTCGCGGATGCGGCGGGCGGTGAGTTTGGCGTGTTTGAGGGCTTTGCGGGCTTCGCCGTTGGTCATGGGTCTGCGGCTGGCGCGTTTGCTGCGGGCGGCGTCGGCGGCGGTGATGTGCCGGGAGATGAGGAGGGTCTCGGCGCAGCGGCCGGTGAAGCGGTCGCGCTGGCCGCTGGTGAGGGTGTCGAGGAAGTCCTGGACGAGGGGGTGGAGGGCGGGGGGTGTGTCGCCGCGGGCGGCGGTGCCGGTGAGGGTGGTGCCGCGGACGGAGAGGGCGGCGGCGATGGTGGGGAGTATGCCGTCGCGGCGGTGCCGGAGGGTGGGGGTGCGGGCGGCGTCGGTGGCGCTCCAGCCGACGCGCGGGTCGCCGGTCCGGGGGTCGCCGGACCGGCTGGTGTGCGGTCCCGAGTGTGGTCCCGTCTGCGTCACGCTCATGATCATCATCCCCTCCTGAGCATCCCCCCGGATGTCACAGAGTGCCAAATGGCGTGGCTCGTGGGGAAGCTGGGGCCGGGTGACACGCGGGTGTTCGAGCGTGCTGTCACGGTGGGGTGACGGCCGGTCACGGGGGTGGACGGGGGTGGCGGCCGGTGCCGGTGACCGGTGTCGTCGTACCGCATAGGCTGTCGGCACCGCGGGCCGTGCGGTGACGCGTGTGGCCCGGTGGGGTGGCGGGACGTCCGGTGGGGCGGACCGCCGGCCAGTCAGCCAGACGTGATTCGAGACGTGACAGTCGATACGGAGCGTGGTGCGCCTCGGGTGTTCCACGGGTCGTACTGAATGCCGCAGGGGGCAACCGCCATGACGACAGGTCGGCTCGGGCTGGGGGCTGCTCCCGGCTCCCAGGCCGGGGGACAAGCCGTGCCGCCGAACGCGGCCTACGCCGGGCAGGTCGTGCATTTCCCGGATCCGGTCAGGGCGGCCCGTCATCCCCGGGGGGTGCGGGTGGACGAGCGTGGCTATCCCGATTTCTCACCGTATGCCCGGGCGGCGGTGGAGATCGCCGATCCGCCGGAGGGTTTCGGGGTCGACGAGTTGCGGCTGACGGACTACGTGTCGGCGAACGCGGCGCTGTCGGCGGCGGGGCACGAGTTGTGGGACACGGTGCCGGCGGTGGCGACGCCGCACGGCTGGACGTGGCACCACGTGGCGGGCACGCGGCGGCTGGAGCTGGTCCCGGTCGAGGTGAAGGCGCTGCTGCGGCACCACGGGGGGATCGCGACGGCCGCCGTCGACCAGGGCAAGCGGGGGACGCGTCCGTTGCAGGAGACGCGTCCGGCGCACTTCGGGCTGCCGAAGTCGGGTGTGGCGGTGACGGAGTCGCAGGTGCAGGGGGCCGAGGAGGATCTCGGGTACCGGCTGCCGGGTGCCTACCGGTCGTTCCTGAAGGCGGCGGGCGGGTGCGCGCCGGTGGGGACGGCGCTCGACGCCGAGCTGGGGCTGCTGGTGGACCAGCCGTTCTTCACGGTGCGGGAGGAGGCGGCCGTCAACGATCTGGTCTACGTCAACAAGTGCCTGCGCGACCATCTGACGAAGGATTACCTGGGGGTGGCCTTCGTCCAGGGCGGGTTGCTGGCGGTGAAGGTGAAGGGGGACCGGGTCGGTTCCGTGTGGTTCTGCGCGTACGACGACGCGCGGGACGTGGATCCGTCGTGGTCTCCGGCGGAGCGGGTGGAGCGGCTGCTGCTGCCGTGCGGGGAGGACTTCGACGTCTTCCTGACGCGGTTGGCGGGTTCCCCGCCGGAGCTGGAGACGGTGGCGAATCTGATGGTGGACGGGGGCTTCGCGCGCGTGGTGTCCCCTACGGGGCCCGCCGCGGCTTTTGCGGCCTCGGCCGGGGAGTGAGCTGGCGATGGTGACGTTCGCGCAGGCGCAGGAGCGCGCCGAGGAGTGGATCAACGGCGATGTGCCGTCGTCCGGGCACCGCGAGGTGCGGGTGCGGGAGTTCGAGCTCGGGTTCGTGGTGTGGCCGGAGGACCGGGCGGACGGGCCGCGTTCGGACGGGGGCGCGCAGCGGCTGGTGATCGCGCGGGACAGCGGTGAGGCGACGCTGTGGCCCGCGCTGCCGGTGGGTGAGGTGATCCGCCGGTACGAGGAGGATTACGGCCGTCCGGATCCGGTGGACGAGCCGGCGCCGGTGCCGGCGGCGCGCGTCGATCTGAACCAGACGTCGTTCCTGCTGACTCCGCCGAAGTGGTTGCAGGAGGCGGCGGACCGGATGGGCGGGCCGGAGCGGCGGGGGGCCGGCGCGGGTGACGAGACCGGTGCCGGTGCCCCGCCGGCCGGGCCTCCGGTCGCGGCGCGGGCGGCGTCGGGGGTGCCGGGGGTGCCCGGGGGGTCGGCCGGTGGTGGTGCGGTGGTGCCGGGTGGTCCCGCCGGGGCGACGCCGTGGACCGGGACGGACACCAGCGCGGACGCCGGGGACGACCGTTCCGTGCCGCTGCCCGAAACCGTGTCCGCTCCGCCGTTGAGCGGAGCCGACGACGACCCGGAGCCGGGTGTGCCGCCGCAGGAGGCGCCTCGGCCGCCGGCCGGTCCGGGGACGCCTCCGTACGGTTCCGTGCCGGGTGCCGGGGCATCGACGCCCCCTGGGCCGGGCGCGATGCCGCCCGGCGCGCCGGGGGCCGCGCCGCCGCCCGTCCCGCCGGGTCCCTCCGGGGCGCCGCTGCCTCAGGAGGCGCCCGTGCCGCTGGGTCGGGAGGGGCTCGGTGGTGCGGGGGGTGGCGCTGCCGGGACCTCGGGGGGGACTGGTGCCGGTGGTGCCGGCGGTGTGGCTGGTACTGCTGCTCCCGGCGTCGCCGGTACTCCCGATGCTGCCGGTACTGCGGGTGCTGCCGGGACGGCGGGTGCCGCGGGTGTTCCGCATCCGGCCGCGCCTCCCGGTGCCTCCGGTGTGCCGGGGGCGCCCGTTCCCCAGCCGCCTGTGCCTCCGGTAGCCCCGCAGCCTCCGGGAGCCTCGCAGTCTCCGGGTGTCCCCGGTGCCCCCGGCATGCCCGCCGCTCCGGCCGCGCCCCCGGCCGGTGGGCCCGGTGTGCCTCCGGTCGGCGGGCCCGGCGTGCCGCCTCCCTCGGCTCCCGGTGTGCCGCTTCCGCCCGCGGCGCCGGGCACGCCTCCTGCGGTGCAGGGGTCGGGCGCGCAGGTGCCGCCGGCTCCCGGCGCGCCCCTGCCGCCGCCCGGTCCGGGCGCGCCCGTGCCGCCGCATCCGGGCGTGCCGTTCCCGCCCCCGGCTCCGGGCGCGTCCCCGGTGCCGCCGGTCCCGGGAGCGCCCGCCGGGCACGGTGCTCCCGGGCCCGTGCCGCCCGGCGCGGTGCCGCCGCCCGGCGGTCCCGTGCCCGGCCCGCCCCCGGCGTACGGCTACCCGCCGCGGCCCACCGGTCTGCCCACCGTCGGCCCCGGCTACCAGGCCGTGCTGCGCTACCGGGCGCAGGACGGTTCCGAGCAGCAGCTCATCCGGCGCTCGGCGCCGGGCATGCCGCACCCGGAGTGGCAGATCTTCCACGAGCTGCGTGCCATGAACGTGCCGCCGGACCAGGTGCTGGAGCTGCACACGGAGCTGGAGCCGTGCGAGCTGCCGGGGGCGTACTGCGCCCGGATGATCCGGGAGCAGTGGCCGCAGGCACGGCTCGCGTCCATCGCGCCCTACGGCACGGACCACGCGAGCCGGCAGCAGGGTATGCGTCAACTGCTGGCTCACCAGGGGGAGTTGCACCAGGTGGCCGACGGTCCGGCGCGGCCGGCCCCGGTGCGGGCGCCGCTGCCGCCGGTGCAGGCGCTGCCGCCGGTGCCGCCGGAGGCGGTCGCGCAGGAGCTGGCGGGGGCGTTCGGGCCGGGGCTGTTCCGGTTCGAGCGGGCCGCGGTGGACCGGCAGGGGGTGCCGCCGGTCGTGGCGCACACCCTGGTGGTGGCGGGTCTGCCGGTGGACATGGGCCCGTTCTTCTGGGCGCAGGCCCAGCCGGGCCGTCCGGTGCCGACGCTGGCCGAGCTGGCGGCCGAGCGGGGCGTGCGGCCGGCCCCGGACGCGGGCTCGTATCTCGTCGTGGGCAGCGACTTCGGCAAGGCGATCTGTGTGCAGTACGGCACGGCGAACATCGTCGCGGTGCCGGTGGAGGCGGGGCCGGGCGGTGCGCCGGTGCCGCCGCAGTTCGTGAACACGGGGCTGCCGGAGTTCGCGCGCTGCCTGGCGTTGCTGGGCCGGATGTGGCGGCTGAGGTACGGGCTGAACCAGGAGCAGGCGGGCCGCTGGACCGTCGACTTCCAGGCCCAGTTGGCCGCCTTGGACCCGGCGGCGCTGGGATCGCCGGAGAGCTGGTGGTCGGTGCTGCTGGAGCAGATGTGGGACGGGCTGCTGTGACCCCGGTCCGCTGACGCCGGGTGAGGGGCCCGGCCCGGTCGTGCGATGCCGACCGGGCCGGGCCCCTCGGCGTCGCGTACGGGACATCCGCACGTCCGTACCCTCAGGCCGTACGGAACGGGTCGTACCGTATGTACGGAGTGTCGGATTATGTCACTTACGTCTGATCCTTCAAGATGTGCGCATGAGCAGCGCATCCGGATCGCCCCACGGCTTCGTGGCCGTACGGGGGCGCGGCTACCGTCCCGAGCAGGTCGACGCCCGCGTCACCGCCCTCTCCGCGGAGCGGGACGCCGCCTGGGAACGGGCGGCCCGGCTGACCGTGCTCGCCCGGGAGATGGAAGCGGAGACCACCCGGCTGCGGGAGGCGGTGGAGCGGCTCGCGCCGCAGACGTACGAGGCGCTCGGGGGGCGCGCGCGGCGCGTCTTCCGGCTCGTACGCGAGGAGGCCACGGCACTCGTGGAGGGTGCGCGGCGTGCGGGGGAGCGCGCGATGGAGGAGGCGCGGGCCCATGCGCACGGCGTGCGCAAGGACGCGCAGGCGTACGCCGACGCCGTACGCGCCGAGGCCGACGAGCGCGCCCGGCAGCGGCTGCTCGCGGCGCGCGCCGAGGCCGAGGGGATCCGGGTGGCGGCCCGGCGCGCGGTGAAGGAGAGCCGCCGCGAGGGGCTGGCCGTGCTGCGGGAGGCGCGGCGGAGCGCCTCGGAGACGCTCGCCGGCCAGTCGCGGGAGCACGCCGAGCGGTGGGCGGGGGAGGAGCGGGCCGAGGCGGCGCGGGCGGCGGCCCTGAACAGGCACCGGGCGGAGCTGCTGAAGCGGGCCGAGGACGCGCTCGCCGAGGCGGAGCGGGACCTGGCCGGAGCCCGGGAGGCGGCTCGGCGCCGGCAGGAGGAGGCGCGGGCCCGGGCGGCGGAGGTGATCGCCGAGGCGCGGGTGCACGAGGAGCGCGTCGCGAGCGAGACGGAGCGGGTGCTCCACGAACACGGGGAGCGCTGGGACGCCGTACGGGCCGAGATGGACCAGGCGCGCAGCCGGCTGGACGCGCTCTCGGCGCGGGTGGCGAGGTGAGCGCGGGAGCCGCGGGAGGCTCCCGCGGCTCCCGCGCGCGGCGCGGCGCGCCGCGCCCGTGTCGGCGGCGACGCGGGCCGTGCCGCATCGGTGTCGGTTCGGTGCCGTCGGTGTCCGCGGTGGGCGCGACCACCGCGGATACCGACGCCGTCAGTCCTTGAGCACCGGGAAGACGCGCGGCGCCAGCACCAGCAGCACCAGGAACGCCAGGGCGGCCGCGCCCGCAGCGCCCAGATAGACGGCGTGGACGGCGTCGGCGATGGCGCGCCGGGTCGCTTCGGGGGCGGTGCCCGCGTCCAGGGCCCGGGTGACCGAGTCGAGGTCGCCGGAGCCGCCGAGCCGGGCGGCCAGCACGCCGTTGGCGATCGCGCCGAAGACGGCCGCGCCGGCGGTCTGGCCGGTCTGGCGGCAGAAGAGGACGGACGCGGTCGCCGTACCCCGCTCGGCCCACACCACCGTCGACTGCACACCGACGATGAGCGGAAGCTGGAACAGGCCGAGCGCGGCGCCGAGCAGCAGCATCAGCAGGGCCGGCTGCCAGGGCTCGCCGGGATAGGGGAGGAAGGGGAAGGCCAAGAGGATCAGCGTGGCCGCGCCGATGCCGAGCATCGCCGTGTCGCGGAAGCCGATCCTGCGGTAGACGTGCTGGCTCAGCGCCGCCGACACCGGCCAGCTCAGCGTCCACACCGACAGGACGAAACCGGCCGCGACCGGCGCGAGACCCAGCACCGACTGGGCGTACGTCGGCAGGAAGACCGTCGGCGCCACCATCAGCAGGCCGAGCGCGCCGAGCGCGAGATTGACCGCGGCGATGGTGCGGCGCCGCCACACCCAGCCCGGGATGATCGGCTCCGCCGCCCGGCGTTCGATCACCACCACGGCCACGAGCAGCAGCAGGCCCGCACCGAACAGCGCGAGGGAGGGCGGCGACAGCCACGGCCAGGCCACTCCGCCCTGCACCAGCGCGGTGAGCAGGGCGCCGCCGCAGGCGAACACGGCCAGCGCGCCCGCCCAGTCGACGCGGGGGCGGGCGGCGGACGGCTCCCGCCGCGGCTCGCGCAGATGACGGACGATCAGCCACAGCGCGACGGCCCCGACGGGCAGGTTGACCAGGAAGATCCAGCGCCAGTCGGCGTACGCGGCGAGGACGCCGCCCAGTCCGGGGCCGGCCACCGCGGACACCGCCCACACGGTCGACAGCCTGGCCTGGATCTTGGGGCGTTCCTCCAGCGGGTACAGGTCGGCGGCGAGCGTCTGCACCGTGCCCTGCAAGGCCCCGCCGCCCAGGCCCTGGACGACGCGGAAGGCGATCAGGGCGGCCATGTTCCAGGCCAGCGCGCACAGCAGGGAGCCGAGGAGGAAGAGCGCGGCGCCCGCGATCAGGACCGGTTTGCGGCCGAAGGTGTCGGAGAGCTTGCCGTAGAGGGGCAGGGTGACGGTGACGGCCAGCAGATAGCCGGAGAACAGCCAGGAGAAGACGGAGAATCCGCCGAGGTCGCCGACGATCTGCGGGACGGCGGTGGAGACGATGGTGGAGTCCAGGGCTGCCAGCGCCATCGCCAGCATCAGTGCGGCGACGACCGCGCCGCGCCGGTGCGCCGTGGTGGGCCGTTCGGTGTCGCGTATCGCCGGTCTGGTGCTGTCCACCCGGGTTCTCCCCCTGCCCCTGTGCCGTTCTGCTTTCCCTGTGCAGCTATCTGCCGGGTCAGCTTCCCACTCGGCCCGCCGCCGCGGGAGGGCGGAGGCCGGGTGCGTCCAAGGGGGGAGGCCGACCCCTAGGCATGCTCCGCCGGAGGGGGGAGGGCCCCTAGGGGTACCTCCGTACTACGGCTCGGGGAGGGTTCGTACCGCCGTAGGACGAGAGGGGGCGGGTGCCGTCCTTAATCTGGCCTTACGCCGTCGGGGGGCGGCGGACCGCAGCAGTGGGGGTGGGGTTTTCCTCAGGAAAAGAGTGCGCTGAACACCAGCGCGCCGGGCCGTGTCCGGGCGGCAGACTCATCGGCGAACCACATCGACGCACCACATCGACGCACCGCATGGCGGGGCGACTTGGCGGGGGCACTTCGCTGGGAGCGCCTCGACGGGGCGCCCCAAGGGGGCACTTCGCGGGGGCGCCTCGCGTGACGGCAGGACCGGCGGCCGCCGCCCGGCCGCGGGACCGGTCGGCGGGTGACCGCCGGGTGGCCGGCAGGACCGTACCGATTTTCGTTCGTACATACGCGTCACACGACGCGCCATTGATATCCGATATAGGAGACATCCCATGACATCGGCCGTGACCATTCCCAGGCACGGAAGTACTGGAGGGCGTACGGCCGTTGCCGCGCGGGCGCGGCAGGTCGTGAAGGCCTACGGGTCGGGGGAGACCCGGGTCGTCGCCCTCGACCACGTGGACGTGGACATCGCCCGCGGACAGTTCACCGCGATCATGGGCCCCTCGGGGTCCGGCAAGTCCACGCTGATGCACTGCCTGGCCGGCCTCGACACCGTCACCAGCGGGCACATACACCTGGACGAGACCGAGATCACCGGCCTGAAGGACAAGAAGCTCACCCGACTGCGCCGGGACCGGATCGGGTTCATCTTCCAGGCGTTCAACCTGCTGCCGACGCTGAACGCGCTCGAGAACATCACGCTGCCCATGGACATCGCGGGCCGCAAGCCGGACCGGGAGTGGCTCGCCCGGGTCGTGGACACCGTGGGGCTCGCCGGGCGGCTCAAGCACCGGCCGACCCAGCTTTCCGGCGGACAGCAGCAGCGCGTCGCCGTGGCGCGGGCGCTCGCCGCCCGGCCCGAGATCATCTTCGGTGACGAGCCCACCGGCAACCTCGACTCCCGCGCCGGCGCCGAGGTGCTGGGCTTCCTGCGCCGGTCGGTCGACGAACTCGGCCAGACCATCGTGATGGTCACCCACGACCCGGTGGCCGCCTCCTACGCGGACCGGGTGCTGTACCTGGCCGACGGCCGCATCGTCGACGAGATGTACCAGCCCACCGCCGAGCAGGTCCTGGACCGCATGAAGGACTTCGACGCCCGGGGGCGGACGTCATGACCGTGCTGAAGACCTCGCTGCGCAACTTCTTCGCGCACAAGGGCCGCATGGCGCTGTCGGCGGTGGCGGTGCTGCTGTCGGTGGCATTCGTCAGCGGCACCCTGGTGTTCACCGACACCATGAACACGACGTTCGACAAGCTCTTCGCCTCCACCTCCTCCGACGTGACCGTCACCCCGA
It contains:
- a CDS encoding sensor histidine kinase, translated to MTTTGEDHVPARGGPWWWARRRGAALDAALAAVSALECAVEGVPFARDAGIPVAAGVVFGLLAGSVLLVRRQWPIAVVLVAIAITPAQMGSLMAIVGLYTLAASELPRRIIGALAGMSLLGTLIVMFVRLKQDMARGDLDLGDWFVPFASITASLGLTAPPVLLGMYVGARRRLMESLRERADSLERELQLLAERAEERAEWARNEERTRIAREMHDVVAHRVSLMVVHAAALQAVARKDPEKAVRNAALVGDMGRQALTELREMLGVLRSGGVERRERAVSAAPLAAVGAAAAAAASRAAAEEGGPCLAELEELVGQSAAAGMAVELSVEGEPRSCAAEVEQTAFRVVQEALTNVHKHAAGAKTQVRLAYRASEIAMQVENGPPPEGSSGSSARLPSGGNGLVGMKERVLALGGVFVSGPTEAGGFRVSAVIPES
- a CDS encoding SUKH-3 domain-containing protein, whose amino-acid sequence is MHTDRTPTTRFPAPVDAALRTAGWQPGRWDIKQAEIWADTLRGHTSPAGHRHTVFPAAVEAWAEFGGLTVTPTGPGRQIAPATLHIDPLHGLHLARTLGDLGRALGTEVCPLGSETDTQALLAIDAEGRVYALDHTGDWYLGPDLDHALVALVTGIQPVRLTAG
- a CDS encoding YwqJ-related putative deaminase, translating into MSVTQTGPHSGPHTSRSGDPRTGDPRVGWSATDAARTPTLRHRRDGILPTIAAALSVRGTTLTGTAARGDTPPALHPLVQDFLDTLTSGQRDRFTGRCAETLLISRHITAADAARSKRASRRPMTNGEARKALKHAKLTARRIREEGDPLHGSFADPCRACTALSAHFGIRIVDPAAGR
- the glmU gene encoding bifunctional UDP-N-acetylglucosamine diphosphorylase/glucosamine-1-phosphate N-acetyltransferase GlmU, with protein sequence MSANRPAAVVVLAAGEGTRMKSATPKVLHDICGRSLVGHVLAAAGELEPENLVVVVGHAREKVTAHLAEVAPDVRTAVQAQQNGTGHAVRMALEELGGAVDGTVVVVCGDTPLLTAETLGSLASTHAGDGNAVTVLTAEVPDATGYGRIVRDEATGAVTAIVEHKDATDAQRAIREINSGVFAFDGRLLAQALGKVRTDNSQGEEYLTDVLGILREAGHRVGACVAGDHREIAGINNRVQLAEARRILNDRLLTRAMLSGVTVVDPATTWVDVTVTFERDVLVHPGTQLHGATHLAEGCEVGPNARLTDTRVGAGARVDNTVALAAEIGPEATVGPYAYLRPGTRLGSKGKIGTYVETKNASIGEGTKVPHLSYVGDATIGEYTNIGAASVFVNYDGQDKHHTTVGSHCRTGSDNMFVAPVTIGDGAYTAAGSVITKDVPPGSLAVARGQQRNIEGWVARKRPGSAAAKAAEAASREPDGEG
- a CDS encoding SMI1/KNR4 family protein, whose translation is MTTGRLGLGAAPGSQAGGQAVPPNAAYAGQVVHFPDPVRAARHPRGVRVDERGYPDFSPYARAAVEIADPPEGFGVDELRLTDYVSANAALSAAGHELWDTVPAVATPHGWTWHHVAGTRRLELVPVEVKALLRHHGGIATAAVDQGKRGTRPLQETRPAHFGLPKSGVAVTESQVQGAEEDLGYRLPGAYRSFLKAAGGCAPVGTALDAELGLLVDQPFFTVREEAAVNDLVYVNKCLRDHLTKDYLGVAFVQGGLLAVKVKGDRVGSVWFCAYDDARDVDPSWSPAERVERLLLPCGEDFDVFLTRLAGSPPELETVANLMVDGGFARVVSPTGPAAAFAASAGE